The Corynebacterium vitaeruminis DSM 20294 genome window below encodes:
- the uvrC gene encoding excinuclease ABC subunit UvrC — translation MADPTTYKPAPGTIPTQPGVYKFRDEYRRVIYVGKAINLRQRLSNYFQDLSQLHPRTRQMVTTAASVEWTVVSSEVEALQLEYTWIKKFDPKFNVKYRDDKTYPVLAVSVGEVIPRAFFYRGPQRKGVRYFGPYSHAWAVRETLDLAMRVFPMRTCSKGVYHRHEQLGRPCLLGYIDKCSAPCVGRVSPEEHREIVDQFCSFMSGHVDPVTRQLTQKMNQAAEELDFENAARFRDDLEAIRKLTEQQAVVLGDGTDADFVAVAADELEASIQLFHVRSGRIRGQRGWVVELVDDSPEGLADLVSSFLLRFYSEAIEQEDQTQASEAKAAEAYARRGVDQFSHGAQAPMGTDAKAISRARGSVIPREILIHDFAGPTAQLAEVLSDLRGANVEVKAPQRGDKRTLAETVHKNAQEALRQHKLKRVGDLTARSQALKEIQGTLEMDDAPLRIECTDISHIQGTDVVASLVVFEDGLPKKSDYRRYKIKEAAGDGHSDDVASIAEITRRRFTRHNQDKLTVPESTDVAEASFEDEPLEQASKRFAYPPQLFIVDGGKSQVNAAQEVFDEFGINDVMLIGIAKRLEEIWLPGEEDPLIFPRNSQALYLFQHIRDEAHRFAITFHRQQRSKRMKRSELDSVKGLGPSRRTALVKHFGSVKKLKEATVEEIQAVNGFGPQLAESVFAALHPGEGE, via the coding sequence GTGGCCGATCCCACCACCTACAAGCCGGCGCCCGGCACCATCCCGACCCAGCCGGGCGTGTACAAGTTCCGCGACGAGTACCGGCGGGTCATCTACGTGGGCAAGGCCATCAACCTGCGCCAGCGCCTGTCCAACTACTTCCAGGACCTTTCCCAGCTCCACCCGCGCACGCGCCAGATGGTCACCACGGCGGCGAGCGTCGAGTGGACGGTCGTCTCCAGCGAGGTGGAGGCGCTCCAGCTGGAGTACACGTGGATCAAGAAGTTCGACCCGAAGTTCAACGTCAAGTACCGCGACGACAAGACCTACCCGGTGCTGGCCGTCTCCGTCGGCGAGGTGATCCCGCGGGCCTTCTTCTACCGCGGGCCGCAGCGCAAGGGCGTGCGCTACTTCGGGCCGTACTCGCACGCGTGGGCCGTGCGCGAGACGCTCGACCTCGCCATGCGCGTCTTCCCCATGCGCACCTGCTCGAAGGGGGTCTATCACCGCCACGAGCAGCTGGGGCGCCCGTGCCTTCTGGGCTACATCGACAAGTGCTCCGCCCCGTGCGTGGGCCGGGTAAGCCCCGAGGAACACCGGGAGATCGTCGACCAGTTCTGCTCGTTCATGTCGGGCCACGTCGATCCGGTGACGAGGCAGCTCACGCAGAAGATGAACCAGGCCGCCGAGGAGCTCGACTTCGAAAACGCCGCCCGGTTCAGGGACGATCTCGAGGCGATCCGCAAGCTCACCGAGCAGCAGGCCGTGGTCCTCGGCGACGGGACGGACGCCGACTTCGTGGCGGTCGCCGCCGACGAGCTGGAGGCCTCCATCCAGCTCTTCCACGTGCGCTCGGGGCGCATCCGCGGGCAGCGCGGGTGGGTCGTCGAGCTCGTCGACGATTCCCCCGAGGGGCTCGCGGACCTGGTCTCGAGCTTCCTCCTGCGCTTCTATTCGGAGGCCATCGAGCAGGAGGATCAGACCCAGGCCAGCGAGGCGAAGGCCGCCGAGGCCTACGCGCGCCGCGGGGTCGACCAGTTCTCCCACGGTGCCCAGGCGCCGATGGGCACCGACGCCAAGGCGATCAGCCGCGCGCGCGGCTCGGTCATCCCGCGGGAGATCCTCATCCACGACTTCGCGGGGCCCACCGCGCAGCTCGCCGAAGTATTGAGCGACCTGCGCGGGGCGAACGTCGAGGTCAAGGCCCCGCAGCGCGGCGACAAGCGCACGCTGGCGGAGACGGTTCACAAGAACGCCCAGGAGGCGCTGCGCCAGCACAAGCTCAAGCGGGTCGGCGATCTCACCGCCCGCTCGCAGGCGCTCAAGGAGATCCAGGGGACCCTCGAGATGGACGACGCGCCGCTGCGCATCGAGTGCACGGACATCTCCCACATCCAGGGCACCGACGTCGTCGCCTCGCTCGTGGTCTTCGAGGATGGCCTGCCCAAGAAGAGCGACTACCGCCGCTACAAGATCAAGGAGGCCGCGGGCGACGGGCACTCGGACGACGTGGCCTCGATCGCGGAGATCACCCGCAGGCGGTTTACCCGCCACAACCAGGACAAGCTCACCGTGCCGGAGTCCACCGACGTGGCGGAGGCCTCCTTCGAGGACGAGCCGCTCGAGCAGGCGTCCAAGCGCTTCGCCTACCCGCCGCAGCTGTTCATCGTCGACGGCGGAAAGTCGCAGGTCAACGCCGCCCAGGAGGTCTTCGACGAGTTCGGCATCAACGACGTCATGCTCATCGGCATCGCTAAGCGGTTGGAGGAGATCTGGCTGCCCGGCGAGGAGGATCCGCTCATCTTCCCGCGCAACTCCCAGGCGCTGTACCTGTTCCAGCACATTCGCGACGAGGCGCACCGCTTCGCCATCACGTTCCACCGCCAGCAGCGCTCGAAGCGCATGAAGCGCTCGGAGCTGGACTCGGTGAAAGGCCTAGGCCCCAGCCGCCGCACCGCGCTGGTCAAGCACTTCGGTTCCGTGAAGAAGCTGAAGGAGGCCACGGTGGAGGAGATCCAGGCGGTCAACGGCTTCGGCCCGCAGCTGGCCGAATCGGTCTTTGCTGCCCTGCACCCGGGCGAGGGCGAATAG
- a CDS encoding PH domain-containing protein translates to MDNNSRKTLSDEEVFAYVAADPALTTTKPWELVVESRKMKMWAWMAAAVVVAVHVFLAIIVAVGDSGTGITLIDQWGYFLVGLIFATVIYIALKRPRVRANSDGVDVRNFLGSQFYPWSVIYGLNFPEGARMARLELPEFEYVPLWAFQSADGIDSVKAVDKFRELEGKYMPED, encoded by the coding sequence ATGGACAACAACTCCCGCAAGACGCTGAGCGACGAAGAGGTCTTCGCCTATGTAGCCGCCGACCCCGCCCTGACGACCACCAAGCCGTGGGAGCTCGTGGTCGAAAGCCGCAAGATGAAGATGTGGGCGTGGATGGCCGCGGCCGTGGTCGTCGCGGTGCACGTGTTCCTCGCGATCATCGTCGCGGTGGGCGACAGCGGAACCGGCATCACGCTCATCGACCAGTGGGGCTACTTCCTCGTTGGCCTCATCTTCGCCACCGTCATCTACATCGCGCTCAAGCGCCCGCGGGTGCGCGCCAACTCCGATGGCGTGGACGTCCGCAACTTCCTGGGCAGCCAGTTCTACCCGTGGTCGGTGATCTACGGGCTCAACTTCCCGGAGGGCGCGCGCATGGCCCGGCTCGAGCTGCCGGAGTTCGAGTACGTTCCGCTGTGGGCCTTCCAGTCGGCCGACGGCATCGACTCTGTCAAGGCAGTGGACAAGTTCCGCGAGCTTGAGGGCAAGTACATGCCGGAGGACTAG
- the ribH gene encoding 6,7-dimethyl-8-ribityllumazine synthase, with the protein MSKEGLPEVSSIDATGLTVGVVTSMWNEEICAQLHRRAIETGAQLGAKVLDYRVVGALELPVVVQKLAETCDAVVALGCVIRGGTPHFDYVCDSVTQGLTRIALDSGKPVGNGVLTTETEQQAIDRAGFEGSVEDKGAEAMTAALHTALLLRSL; encoded by the coding sequence ATGAGTAAAGAAGGACTTCCTGAGGTTTCGAGCATCGACGCCACCGGCCTGACGGTCGGCGTGGTCACCAGCATGTGGAACGAGGAGATCTGCGCGCAGCTGCACCGCCGCGCGATCGAGACCGGCGCGCAGCTGGGGGCGAAGGTGCTCGACTACCGCGTGGTCGGCGCCCTCGAGCTCCCGGTCGTGGTGCAGAAGCTGGCCGAGACCTGCGACGCAGTCGTGGCCCTGGGTTGCGTCATCCGCGGCGGCACCCCGCACTTCGACTACGTCTGCGACTCGGTCACCCAAGGACTGACCCGCATCGCGCTAGACAGCGGCAAGCCGGTGGGCAACGGCGTGCTCACCACCGAGACCGAGCAGCAGGCCATCGACCGCGCCGGCTTCGAGGGCTCCGTGGAGGACAAGGGTGCTGAGGCGATGACCGCGGCGCTGCACACCGCGCTGCTGCTGCGCAGCCTCTGA
- the rapZ gene encoding RNase adapter RapZ has protein sequence MNYELRGDIEPRTPIPPVLITGLSGAGLSSAARVLEDMGWYVIQNLPPQYVLEFVEQNASNEFSNNKIAVVSDVRSLEYKGSLEEVISELSAKGLKPLVLFMDARDDVLIKRFDNLRRIHPLQGNGTLVVGIGREREIMSSLKESADVVIDSSDLSVHDLRRAIEQNFAGIATTRTHVTVQSFGFKHGSPRDTDIMVDVRFLPNPFWVPELRPFRGVDKPVADYVLSHDSAQGFLSNFVTMFRGMLDGFKHEGKNFITISIGCTGGHHRSVAIVEALGQLLREDENLDVSVLHRDINRN, from the coding sequence ATGAATTATGAATTGCGAGGAGACATCGAGCCGCGCACGCCCATTCCTCCGGTGCTCATCACCGGCTTGTCCGGCGCCGGCCTCAGCTCGGCCGCCCGGGTCCTCGAGGACATGGGCTGGTACGTCATCCAGAATCTGCCTCCTCAATACGTTCTAGAATTCGTCGAGCAAAACGCCTCCAACGAGTTCTCCAACAACAAGATCGCCGTCGTCTCCGACGTCCGATCCTTGGAGTACAAGGGCTCGCTGGAGGAGGTCATCTCCGAGCTCAGCGCCAAGGGGCTCAAGCCGTTGGTGCTGTTCATGGACGCGCGCGACGACGTGCTCATCAAGCGCTTCGACAACCTGCGCCGCATCCACCCGCTGCAGGGCAACGGCACGCTCGTCGTCGGCATCGGTCGCGAGCGCGAGATCATGTCCAGCCTCAAGGAGAGCGCGGACGTGGTCATCGATTCCTCCGACCTCTCGGTGCACGACCTGCGCCGGGCGATCGAACAGAACTTCGCCGGCATCGCCACCACCCGGACGCACGTGACGGTGCAGTCCTTCGGCTTCAAGCACGGCTCCCCGCGGGATACCGACATCATGGTCGACGTGCGCTTCCTCCCCAACCCCTTCTGGGTGCCGGAGCTTCGGCCGTTCAGGGGAGTGGACAAGCCGGTCGCTGACTACGTCCTCTCCCACGACAGCGCCCAGGGCTTTTTGTCGAACTTCGTCACCATGTTCCGCGGCATGCTCGACGGGTTCAAGCACGAGGGCAAGAACTTCATCACCATTTCCATCGGCTGCACAGGCGGCCACCACCGCAGCGTCGCCATTGTGGAGGCGCTTGGCCAGCTGCTGCGCGAGGACGAGAACCTCGACGTCTCGGTGCTTCACCGCGACATCAACCGCAACTAG